One Synechococcus sp. Nb3U1 genomic window, GTTCTTGGGCAAACGGTTACAAGCGCCCCTTTTGATTAGCAGCATGACCGGAGGAACCGGCTCCGCTCATGAGATCAATGTGCATCTGGCCGCTGCCGCCCAACACTTGGGGATTGCCATGGGGGTGGGATCCCAGCGGGCCGCCCTAGAACACCCGGAATTGGCCTGGACTTACCATGTGCGCAAGGTGGCCCCGGATATTCTCTTGCTGGCCAATCTAGGGGCCGTGCAGCTCAACTATGGCTATGGGTTGGAGCAGGCTCGTCGGGCGGTGGAGATGATCGAGGCGGATGGGCTGATCCTGCACCTGAATCCTTTACAAGAGGCTGTGCAGCCCCACGGGGATTCCGATTGGCGTGGATTGTATGGTCGCATCGAGCAGTTGGTAGCCCAGTTGCCGGTGCCGGTGATCGTTAAGGAAGTGGGCAATGGTCTGAGCGTAAGGGTTGCTCGGCATTTAGCAGAGTGTGGAGTCGCCGTTTTGGACGTAGCCGGAGCGGGTGGCACCAGTTGGAGCGAAGTGGAGGCCCATCGGCAACCGGATCTGATGAGAAAACGCATCGCCCAAGCCTTCGTGGGTTGGGGGATCCCGACCGCTTTATCGCTGCTGGAGATTCGTTGTCAGTTGCCCCATTTGCCCTTGGTGGCTAGCGGTGGGATCCGCAACGGCATTGAGGTGGCCAAAGCCATCCGGTTGGGAGCCAATCTGGTGGGGATGGCGGCTCCGGCTCTCCAGGCGGTCTGTGGGGCACAAGAGCAAGCGGTGGTGGAGACTTTTGGAGCGGTGATTGAGGAGTTACGCATTGCCGCCTTTTGTACGGGATCCGCCAACTTGGCCCAGCTCAAGCAAGCCCCTCTGCGCCGTCAGGATACTTGGGATCCCTTGCC contains:
- the fni gene encoding type 2 isopentenyl-diphosphate Delta-isomerase, which gives rise to MTDSPSSISERKQDHLDIVLQQDVSAKGIRTGFERFFFEHVALPELHLDHIDLSSEFLGKRLQAPLLISSMTGGTGSAHEINVHLAAAAQHLGIAMGVGSQRAALEHPELAWTYHVRKVAPDILLLANLGAVQLNYGYGLEQARRAVEMIEADGLILHLNPLQEAVQPHGDSDWRGLYGRIEQLVAQLPVPVIVKEVGNGLSVRVARHLAECGVAVLDVAGAGGTSWSEVEAHRQPDLMRKRIAQAFVGWGIPTALSLLEIRCQLPHLPLVASGGIRNGIEVAKAIRLGANLVGMAAPALQAVCGAQEQAVVETFGAVIEELRIAAFCTGSANLAQLKQAPLRRQDTWDPLP